A genomic region of Ignavibacteria bacterium contains the following coding sequences:
- a CDS encoding T9SS type A sorting domain-containing protein, translating into MKNFLINVFLLIIILATSIFGQKFNDQDILPIELLYFEGFALSNGILLRWGTATEVNNFGFEVQRADTSKFFEYVDFVPGSGNSNSPKHYFLVDSTLPGMGLYFYRLKQIDTDGSYHFSDTIQVYYNPLSVENVNSNSPSIFFVKNDYASKDLEIEIDDKILHSSIEIEIYSILGQRIYKSTFEPFTNKIKISYSNFSSGVYILAIKSPQKDFLISKFIVAH; encoded by the coding sequence ATGAAAAATTTTTTAATCAATGTTTTTTTGCTCATAATAATTTTAGCTACATCAATTTTTGGTCAAAAATTTAATGATCAAGATATTTTACCAATCGAGCTGCTTTACTTCGAAGGCTTTGCTTTATCGAACGGGATTTTATTAAGATGGGGCACTGCCACTGAGGTCAATAACTTTGGTTTTGAGGTTCAGAGAGCTGATACTTCAAAATTTTTTGAGTATGTTGATTTTGTTCCAGGCAGCGGCAATTCAAATTCGCCCAAACATTATTTTCTTGTTGACTCGACTTTACCAGGTATGGGTTTATATTTTTACAGATTAAAACAAATTGATACCGATGGCTCTTATCATTTTTCAGATACTATTCAGGTCTATTATAATCCTTTAAGTGTTGAAAATGTAAATTCAAATTCACCGAGTATTTTTTTTGTTAAAAACGATTACGCATCGAAAGATCTTGAAATTGAAATTGATGATAAAATACTTCATTCCAGTATTGAAATTGAAATTTATTCTATCTTAGGACAGCGGATTTATAAAAGTACATTTGAACCTTTCACTAACAAAATAAAGATTAGCTATTCAAATTTTTCCAGTGGTGTTTATATCCTTGCAATTAAATCGCCACAAAAAGATTTCTTGATTTCTAAATTTATTGTTGCACATTAA